The window GCAAAATAATGtgcaattttaaatgaaaaattgcattttcaaaaatttaattcagttaacatgaacaaaagctcctgGTGGATTCGAACttatgatctgcggttcagaagcccaatactttaaccactgatcTACGATGATAAACAACCCAATcaaacgatataaacagtttaacaaaagatttaaatcgccatcttgtgacgttgTGTCTTAAAAGTATAAGTGTAATTGTTGTGAGGTACCTTAAACAGTGATGTGAGAAGTTATTCATACTTAAAAATATGCACAGCATTTATGCATGAACATGGAGgcaatttaaatcatttctacatgtacttgagtTCAGAATTTTATGCTTTCTTCAAGgaaatattaagaaattaataCATTATGGTTTTATGTTATGATTAATGAATTTGTGCACATATTTTTTCTGgacaaaattttcgaaaatgaCATGAATTGAACTCTTGCCTTTGTAGGAGGACGAGAAACTCTGGTCCTGAGTCCCGGTTTTTGACCTCCTACAACCTTCCTTCCTCAGGGGAGAGGATCAAACCCCCACCCTCTTGCATTGACTTTGGAAAGAAGAAAATCAAGCTGAGCTCCGGAAGTGCGACCTCCACGGAAAACAAATCGTCCACAAACACAGCTGTCGGTAAAGTGACCTTGAAGCGAAACTCAGCCAGTAGTGGCATCGACCATAAATCAGAATTTTCAAAAGAATCAGGGCATGATAACATGTCAGCTTCACCAAAGAAAACCATTAAACTTAACAGTAAACTGTCAGTATCAGCTTCGCAGACGGATATTAATAGCAGTAAGATGGTGGAATGTACCCCAGTGAACTCATCAGAAACCTCTGAACACCAACCTATGGTAAGATCATAGtgtttgaataatatttgagtAACGTTTCCTTGCGGAATCCCtcattgaatttttcaaaataatttcagtGCCCTGCTTTAACTGAAAGTGGGCGGTATTAATTCGGTTCTGTCTATGTaatactttcattttcaaacaatatCTCAAAAAGCATTTGAGCTTTTGTAATAAACTTTTATATCAAAACTCCCTATACCCTTAAAGTCAAAAAGTCAAGAATGAATATTCTGTTTTAGTGTAACACTATCGTTTCCAGTGAATATCTTTTAAAAGCCTTTTactttttgaaatgaaatctTATTAATAAAAGAAGAATCTTATTGATTttgaaggtcaaaggtcaaggtcatgtgCTTGACCATTTGTATTTTGATTCATTTTGTTGGACTTTTTGTTGGTAGGAAATTTAAAGAGGAATATTAAATTG is drawn from Crassostrea angulata isolate pt1a10 chromosome 5, ASM2561291v2, whole genome shotgun sequence and contains these coding sequences:
- the LOC128184171 gene encoding ashwin-like; this encodes MERVETNADTAKDNHDWLYPELMSQDKLVEILRQRYIRRTDLEQLQKDELVDLYYKYIIPLPQRTYRKNRRGQEMTRRQAAMEKNRVTSFQGEESSDRKRTRNSGPESRFLTSYNLPSSGERIKPPPSCIDFGKKKIKLSSGSATSTENKSSTNTAVGKVTLKRNSASSGIDHKSEFSKESGHDNMSASPKKTIKLNSKLSVSASQTDINSSKMVECTPVNSSETSEHQPMDTSTESSSSKKNFKARKISWP